From one Neovison vison isolate M4711 chromosome 1, ASM_NN_V1, whole genome shotgun sequence genomic stretch:
- the SMIM33 gene encoding small integral membrane protein 33, which yields MHVFICMFPCLSMSSLPFFVCVSLSLMLSVSQFPLGVCLSIWLFFRVHRPISPFFSLPLPYQAGQRPWPSAAVNGSGQEPQRQLPEVPGGTWEPPRGDGLPLLTIIVAAFVLLAVCIVVAVHFGPRLHQGRATLPAEPPAPKPEGGIYLIHWRVLGPQDAPGDTWQEPPVPGSCPVPDGPRLSVDEVTCL from the coding sequence ATGCATGTGTTTATCTGTATGTTTCCTTGTCTCTCCATGTCTTCACTCCCTTTCTttgtttgtgtttctctctccctaatgctctctgtctctcagttcCCTTTGGGTGTCTGTCTTTCCATTTGGCTCTTTTTCCGTGTGCACAGGCCCATATcaccctttttctctctgccactcccctacCAGGCTGGCCAACGTCCCTGGCCTTCTGCAGCTGTGAACGGCTCAGGGCAGGAGCCCCAAAGGCAACTCCCAGAGGTGCCAGGTGGGACCTGGGAACCACCGAGAGGGGATGGGCTACCCCTGCTCACCATCATTGTTGCTGCTTTTGTCCTGCTGGCTGTCTGTATAGTGGTGGCAGTCCACTTTGGGCCAAGACTACACCAGGGCCGTGCTACTCTCCCTGCAGAGCCACCAGCCCCAAAGCCAGAAGGCGGCATCTACCTCATCCACTGGCGAGTGCTGGGCCCCCAGGACGCTCCTGGAGACACCTGGCAGGAACCTCCTGTCCCTGGCTCCTGCCCTGTACCAGATGGGCCTAGACTCAGCGTTGATGAAGTCACATGTCTGTAG
- the ECSCR gene encoding endothelial cell-specific chemotaxis regulator isoform X2 yields the protein MGTVRATQLCWAILGILLLQGHHSQPRAIQTSHPQGNFSNPSRTTEPLSSNIGKSLSSDSSSPSSLASTRTQAQDKASQVLMVTSKPVTPSTSTVDGQSQAQTSTAGLDTTPISTTMSLRTKEDLSVLPSPTSETVLTVAAFGVISFIVILVVVVIVLVSVVSLRFKCRKNKESEDPQKPGSSGISESCSTANGEKDSITLISMKNINMNNSKGYPTAEKVL from the exons ATGGGCACCGTCAGAGCCACACAGCTGTGCTGGGCCATCCTCGGCATCCTCCTACTCCAAG GCCaccactcccagcccagggcaaTCCAGACATCTCACCCTCAGG GAAACTTTAGCAACCCAAGTCGGACCACAGAGCCACTTTCTTCCAACATAG GAAAGAGTCTTTCCTCAGATTCCAGCAGCCCAAGCTCTCTAGCCAGCACTAGGACCCAAG CTCAGGACAAGGCCTCACAGGTCCTCATGGTGACCAGTAAGCCTGTGACACCAAGCACCAGCACCGTGGACGGTCAGTCCCAGGCACAGACGTCCACAGCAGGACTTG ACACTACTCCCATATCAACCACCATGAGCCTGAGGACCAAAGAAGACTTGTCCGTCCTGCCCAGTCCCACATCAGAGACGGTGCTCACTGTGGCTGCATTTG GTGTTATCAGCTTCATTGTCATCCTGGTGGTTGTGGTGATCGTCTTAGTCAGTGTGGTCAGTCTAAGGTTTAAGTGTCGGAAGAACAAAGAGTCTGAAG ATCCCCAGAAGCCTGGGAGTTCGGGGATATCTGAAAG CTGCTCCACAGCCAATGGAGAGAAAGACAGCATCACCCTGATCTCCATGAAGAATATCAACATGAATAACAGCAAAGGATATCCCACAGCAGAGAAG GTTCTTTAG
- the ECSCR gene encoding endothelial cell-specific chemotaxis regulator isoform X1 has protein sequence MGTVRATQLCWAILGILLLQGHHSQPRAIQTSHPQGNFSNPSRTTEPLSSNIGKSLSSDSSSPSSLASTRTQAAQDKASQVLMVTSKPVTPSTSTVDGQSQAQTSTAGLDTTPISTTMSLRTKEDLSVLPSPTSETVLTVAAFGVISFIVILVVVVIVLVSVVSLRFKCRKNKESEDPQKPGSSGISESCSTANGEKDSITLISMKNINMNNSKGYPTAEKVL, from the exons ATGGGCACCGTCAGAGCCACACAGCTGTGCTGGGCCATCCTCGGCATCCTCCTACTCCAAG GCCaccactcccagcccagggcaaTCCAGACATCTCACCCTCAGG GAAACTTTAGCAACCCAAGTCGGACCACAGAGCCACTTTCTTCCAACATAG GAAAGAGTCTTTCCTCAGATTCCAGCAGCCCAAGCTCTCTAGCCAGCACTAGGACCCAAG CAGCTCAGGACAAGGCCTCACAGGTCCTCATGGTGACCAGTAAGCCTGTGACACCAAGCACCAGCACCGTGGACGGTCAGTCCCAGGCACAGACGTCCACAGCAGGACTTG ACACTACTCCCATATCAACCACCATGAGCCTGAGGACCAAAGAAGACTTGTCCGTCCTGCCCAGTCCCACATCAGAGACGGTGCTCACTGTGGCTGCATTTG GTGTTATCAGCTTCATTGTCATCCTGGTGGTTGTGGTGATCGTCTTAGTCAGTGTGGTCAGTCTAAGGTTTAAGTGTCGGAAGAACAAAGAGTCTGAAG ATCCCCAGAAGCCTGGGAGTTCGGGGATATCTGAAAG CTGCTCCACAGCCAATGGAGAGAAAGACAGCATCACCCTGATCTCCATGAAGAATATCAACATGAATAACAGCAAAGGATATCCCACAGCAGAGAAG GTTCTTTAG